From a region of the Deltaproteobacteria bacterium genome:
- a CDS encoding paraslipin, with the protein MLSGALIVFLVLAVLILFVLSRTAVVVPQQSAFVVERLGRYRATLDAGFHILLPFVDGIRYRHSLKENALDIPEQICITKDNVQVHVDGVLYLKVMNPERASYGVADYLFAITQLAQTALRSEIGKIELDRTFEERTHINLEVVNELDKATEPWGIKVLRYEIKNITPPADVLAAMEKQMRAEREKRAVILTSEGQRDAAINSAEGEKQQVIKASEAKKQQQINEAEGQAAAILAVADATAEGIRKVAEAINLPGGYEAVQLRVAEQYIGQFGQLAKESNTMVLPASVADVGSMIALAMNVIGRHPNGPGANREA; encoded by the coding sequence ATGCTGTCGGGCGCGCTGATCGTCTTCCTGGTGCTGGCGGTCCTGATCCTCTTCGTCCTCTCGCGTACCGCCGTCGTCGTGCCGCAGCAGAGCGCGTTCGTGGTCGAGCGGCTCGGCCGCTACCGGGCCACGCTCGACGCGGGCTTCCACATCCTCCTCCCCTTCGTCGACGGGATCCGCTACCGCCACTCGCTCAAGGAGAACGCCCTCGATATCCCGGAGCAGATCTGCATCACGAAGGACAACGTCCAAGTGCACGTCGACGGCGTCCTCTACCTGAAGGTGATGAATCCCGAGCGGGCCTCCTACGGCGTGGCGGACTATCTCTTCGCGATCACCCAGCTCGCGCAGACGGCGCTGCGCAGCGAGATCGGCAAGATCGAGCTCGACCGCACCTTCGAGGAGCGCACGCACATCAACCTCGAGGTGGTGAACGAGCTCGACAAGGCGACCGAGCCGTGGGGCATCAAGGTGCTGCGCTACGAGATCAAGAACATCACGCCGCCGGCCGACGTGCTCGCCGCCATGGAGAAGCAGATGCGGGCCGAGCGCGAGAAGCGCGCCGTGATCCTCACCTCGGAGGGCCAGCGCGACGCCGCGATCAACAGCGCCGAGGGCGAGAAGCAGCAGGTCATCAAGGCGTCCGAGGCGAAGAAGCAGCAGCAGATCAACGAGGCCGAGGGACAGGCGGCCGCGATCCTCGCCGTCGCCGACGCGACCGCCGAGGGCATCCGCAAGGTGGCCGAGGCGATCAACCTGCCGGGCGGCTACGAGGCGGTGCAGCTGCGGGTTGCCGAGCAGTACATCGGCCAGTTCGGTCAGCTGGCGAAGGAGAGCAACACCATGGTGCTGCCCGCCAGCGTCGCCGACGTCGGCTCGATGATCGCGCTCGCGATGAACGTGATCGGGCGCCACCCGAACGGACCCGGGGCAAACCGGGAGGCCTGA